The Cryptococcus neoformans var. grubii H99 chromosome 8, complete sequence DNA window ctctaCAGGGCGTTCTTCACATAGGCATGAAGCAAACCCCAGAGTAACAAAGTATCAAGGCATTCAAGTATTGTAACTTTTGGTTAGAGCAGCAGGATTATTGTCCGCAATGCACCTAGTGATGTTATATAAAAATACCATGTACCATTACTTGTTGATCAAGGGACCAGAATTGGTTTGGTAGAAGACAAGGGGCATGCACCAGTATCTTGTAAAGAAGATCAACAGGACCTCGAAATGTGCATAATTGACATACAATGATTTACTATAGACGATTCATCCAAAAACAAACCTGGCTTCATTTTCACTATCCAATCTCCCTTGCTATGCCGCCCAATCGACAAAGTCCCATTTTCTTCAACGATATTGTCCATAACCGCCCCCATAACCGCCCTGCTGCCCATAGCCGGGATACCCATATCCCTGCCCTTGTTGTTGGTTTTGAGACGAAGGGTATTGAGGCTGCTGCGGTTGAGGAGCACGCCCGGGAGGCGGTGGATAGGGTGAGTGACCACTTTGCACTGGTGGCTGCTGAGGTGCAAACGGAGGCGAAGGGTACGTAGGCCTACTagggggtggaggataaTAAGGATTCTGTTGAGGCGGGATGTAGCTCTGCTGATTGTACGCTTGTTGCGGTTGCGATGAGTGTACTTGCTGAGGGCTGGAAACAGAAGGAGTCGCAAATGTTCCAAATCCAGCCAGCGCAGAGAAATCGTAAGGATTCGACTCTGGCTTCGGTGGAGGCGGTGGGGGCAGATAACTGGATGTCACGTTACTACTTCCGTGTCCAGGCGGCGGTGGAAGACTGGGGGTCGGTGATGTGCCGGGTCTAGGTGGCTGAGGTGGGGCGTCCATTTTTAGTGCCGCTAGCCTTTCCTCTAGGCCCCGATTAGCGACGGCCCCACCTGCTGAAGGAGACGCGCCGCCTATCCGCTGGCGGGTTTCGATGTCGCTgaccatcttcctcctttcctgCTCCCTTGAGTTTGTGAATCTTTGAacctccatcttcagatCTTCAATCACTCCACTCAGACTGTCATAATATGACAAGCCTTTGCCCAATCCGGCCCTGATCTCAGCATAAGATTCACCAGCTTCAATCAGCCGCTTTTCCCAGTCGCGAATGAGCCTTAAGcgttccttctcctttctcaaaATTTCGCGGAAGCCCGTGCCCCTATGCACTTGGGCGACGAGCATATCTAGTTCTTGCAAGATCGATTTGGATGCAGATACAGCGGCAGCCAGACGAGTTTGATAAGGTCGGAACTTCTCCAGTTCAGATGCGAAGAGTTGCGGTTCGACGTTCTGAGAGCGGCGGTTGAGAAGAAGTAAGTTTGAGACGTCATCCGTCTGGATCTGTTTCATTGTTAGTTGCCACAATGGCCATATATAGTGATTGACGAACCTTCTCTTTTAAATCTCTGAGAACTTCATCCCTTTCTGCCCTAATCTTCCTCAGACGATCTAATTTCTCTCGACCGTCATCCACAGCTTTTCTCAACgcgtctttctcttcctgccCTAATGCCTTCCGATCcacttcttcgtcatctaGGTCAAGTAGGCTGACAGTTTTGTCTACCTTCTGGGGTTTTTCCTCCGTAATATCCCTGGCGGCTCTCTCGAGGTTGCCCAGGCCCGAGGATAGAAGAGAGATTGAGGGCTGGATGGATTGCCAGAGTGATTGTAGATGGGCGTCTGAAGCAGATGCCGACGAAAGAGCAGATAGATTGGCGGATAAATTGGAGCGTAGATTGGCAGTCTGTGGACCTGACGGCGATTGCGTAAAATTGGGCGTATATTTAGCCTGCGGGGCCTATTAGCAGTGGTttcaggaagaagattgccCGCTTACCCTCATGCGTTCACATTCCCGACTTTCGGCATCCAGAGCCCCGTTCAATTCCCTTAGTTCCCGCTCACATGCGCTTCTCTCACCAACCAGGCGACCCAAATCATTTTCCACCTGTCTCACATCTCCGACACTATCCACCAAGCTCTTCAATTGCTGACTGAGAGGATCATCACcattttcatctccttccaaAAATTGGCGCCATCTATTGATCTCCTCGGGGAGATTGAGATGGTCAAGCCCCGCTTGAATCTCCCCTTCTGCCAGTTCGACCTTATCAACCTCGGCTCTCACCAACTTGGCCTTTTCCTCTGAATAGACACTTGCAGATTCATGCACCGCGAGAGGGACCAGTCTAAGGAAGATGTCTGGTCCGATCAATTTCGTAACTTCTTGATTACCGTACACGTCT harbors:
- a CDS encoding vacuolar protein-sorting protein BRO1 — translated: MSVQSPLIAVPRKTTTDVDWATPIRHVIAASYGEDPNSYAEECAVLQRCRQDAVRGAGSDQTARDLLYKYFGQLELLELRFAEIKVSFPWNDAFTDKLTTQTSLAFEKASIIHLISSILSSLAQSASRSDPEGLKRAYYNTRASAGMLTYINENFLHAPSTDLSREVVHLLIGIMMAQATEIFTEKLVEEKKSASLIARSANQTASMYTSVVDEMKEFQGKGVFDRNWLYVLQIKAKLFGSLTQYYKATSDSAAGKHGMALIRLKIANSLIQDAQKQASSFIYTFVAASTPSLPHDAANALNEIVKAHATVCGEAKEQAVKDNDLIYHEVLPSEASLPAIEKLPPAAPITIQDVYGNQEVTKLIGPDIFLRLVPLAVHESASVYSEEKAKLVRAEVDKVELAEGEIQAGLDHLNLPEEINRWRQFLEGDENGDDPLSQQLKSLVDSVGDVRQVENDLGRLVGERSACERELRELNGALDAESRECERMRAKYTPNFTQSPSGPQTANLRSNLSANLSALSSASASDAHLQSLWQSIQPSISLLSSGLGNLERAARDITEEKPQKVDKTVSLLDLDDEEVDRKALGQEEKDALRKAVDDGREKLDRLRKIRAERDEVLRDLKEKIQTDDVSNLLLLNRRSQNVEPQLFASELEKFRPYQTRLAAAVSASKSILQELDMLVAQVHRGTGFREILRKEKERLRLIRDWEKRLIEAGESYAEIRAGLGKGLSYYDSLSGVIEDLKMEVQRFTNSREQERRKMVSDIETRQRIGGASPSAGGAVANRGLEERLAALKMDAPPQPPRPGTSPTPSLPPPPGHGSSNVTSSYLPPPPPPKPESNPYDFSALAGFGTFATPSVSSPQQVHSSQPQQAYNQQSYIPPQQNPYYPPPPSRPTYPSPPFAPQQPPVQSGHSPYPPPPGRAPQPQQPQYPSSQNQQQGQGYGYPGYGQQGGYGGGYGQYR